In Panthera tigris isolate Pti1 chromosome C1, P.tigris_Pti1_mat1.1, whole genome shotgun sequence, the following proteins share a genomic window:
- the ADORA3 gene encoding adenosine receptor A3 has translation MAVNSTALLLANVTYITVEILIGLCAIVGNVLVIWVVKLNPSLQTTTFYFIVSLALADIAVGVLVMPLAIVISLGITIHFYNCLFMTCLLLIFTHASIMSLLAIAVDRYLRVKLTVRYRRITTQRRIWLALGLCWLVSFLVGLTPMFGWNMKLTSEYYRNVTSLSCQFRSVMTMDYMVYFSFFTWILIPLVIMCAIYLDIFYVIRNKLNQSFSSSKETGTFYGREFKTAKSLFLVLFLFALSWLPLSIINCITYFHGEVPQIILYLGILLSHANSMMNPIVYAYKIKKFKETYVLIFKTCMICQSSDSLDPSTDQTSE, from the exons ATGGCTGTCAACAGCACTGCCCTGTTGTTGGCCAACGTGACCTACATCACCGTGGAGAttctcatcgggctctgtgccataGTGGGCAATGTGCTGGTCATCTGGGTGGTCAAGCTGAACCCCAGCCTGCAGACCACCACCTTCTATTTCATTGTCTCCCTGGCCCTGGCTGACATTGCCGTTGGGGTGCTGGTCATGCCTTTGGCCATTGTCATCAGCCTGGGTATCACAATCCACTTTTATAACTGCCTCTTCATGACCTGCCTACTGCTGATCTTCACCCATGCCTCCATCATGTCCTTGCTAGCCATTGCTGTGGACCGATACCTGCGGGTCAAGCTCACAGTCAG ATACAGGAGGATCACCACTCAAAGAAGAATATGGTTGGCCCTGGGCCTTTGCTGGCTGGTGTCATTCCTGGTGGGACTGACCCCCATGTTTGGCTGGAACATGAAACTGACCTCCGAGTACTACAGAAATGTCACCTCCCTTTCATGCCAGTTCCGTTCTGTCATGACGATGGACTACATGGTCTACTTCAGCTTCTTCACGTGGATTTTAATCCCCCTGGTTATTATGTGCGCCATCTATCTTGACATATTCTATGTCATCCGGAACAAACTCAATCAGAGCTTCTCGAGCTCCAAAGAGACAGGCACGTTTTATGGACGGGAGTTCAAGACGGCCAAGTCTCTGTTTCTGGTTCTCTTCCTGTTTGCTTTGTCCTGGCTGCCTTTATCCATCATCAACTGTATCACCTACTTCCATGGTGAGGTGCCGCAAATTATACTTTACTTGGGAATTTTGCTCTCCCATGCTAACTCCATGATGAACCCTATTGTCTATGcttacaaaataaagaagttcAAGGAAACCTACGTTTTGATCTTCAAAACCTGTATGATCTGCCAGTCCTCTGATTCCTTGGACCCAAGCACTGATCAGACTTCTGAGTAG